CCGCGCTCGCCGTATGCGGTCGCTAAACTTTACGCCTACTGGATAACCGTTAACTACCGTGAATCTTACGGTATCTACGCCTGCAACGGCATCCTGTTTAACCACGAATCGCCGCGTCGTGGCGAAACCTTCGTCACCCGTAAAATCACCCGCGCGATTGCCAATATCGCTCAGGGTCTCGAGTCCTGCCTGTACCTCGGCAACATGGATTCCCTGCGTGACTGGGGCCATGCGAAAGACTACGTCAAAATGCAGTGGATGATGCTGCAACAGGAACAACCGGAAGACTTCGTGATCGCCACCGGCGTGCAGTACTCCGTGCGCCAGTTCGTCGAAATGGCGGCGGCTCAACTGGGGATCAAACTGCGCTTTGAAGGGGAAGGCGTGGAAGAGAAAGGAATTGTGGTTTCTGTTACCGGTCATGACGCGCCAGGCGTGAAGCCGGGTGACATCATGGTTGCCGTTGATCCGCGCTACTTCCGTCCGGCGGAAGTAGAAACCCTGCTGGGCGACCCAACCAAAGCACATGAGAAGCTGGGCTGGAAGCCGGAAATTACGTTGCAGGAGATGGTCAGCGAAATGGTTGCCAAAGATCTGGAAGCCGCGAAGAAACACTCCCTACTGAAATCTCACGGCTACGAGGTTGCCATCGCGCTGGAGTCCTGAGAATGAGCAAACAACGTATCTTTATTGCCGGTCATCGCGGAATGGTGGGTTCCGCGATTGCCCGCCAGCTTGAACAGCGCGGTGATGTGGAACTGGTGTTGCGCACCCGCGATGAACTGAATCTGCTGGACAGCCGTGCGGTGCAGGATTTCTTTGCCACAGAACGGATCGACCAGGTTTATCTGGCTGCGGCAAAGGTGGGCGGTATTGTCGCCAACAACACGTATCCGGCAGATTTCATCTTTGAAAATATGATGATGGAAAGCAACATCATTCACGCCGCGCATCTGCATAACGTGAATAAGCTGCTGTTTCTCGGCTCTTCCTGTATCTATCCCAAACTGGCGAAACAGCCAATGGCGGAGAGTGAACTGTTGCAGGGCACGCTTGAGCCGACCAATGAGCCGTATGCGATTGCCAAGATTGCCGGCATTAAGCTGTGCGAGTCTTATAACCGCCAGTATGGACGCGACTATCGTTCCGTAATGCCGACCAACCTGTATGGCCCGCATGACAACTTCCACCCGAGCAACTCGCACGTGATCCCGGCCCTGCTGCGTCGTTTCCATGAAGCGACTGCACAGAATGCGCCGGACGTGGTGGTATGGGGCAGCGGGACGCCGATGCGTGAATTCCTGCACGTCGACGATATGGCTGCGGCCAGCATCCACGTGATGGAGCTGGACAGCGAAGTCTGGCAGGAGAATACCCAGCCGATGCTGTCACACATTAACGTCGGCACGGGCGTGGATTGCACCATTCGCGAACTGGCGCAAACCATCGCTAAGGTCGTGGGCTACAAAGGCCGCGTGGTGTTTGACGCCACGAAGCCGGACGGCACGCCGCGTAAATTACTGGATGTGACGCGTCTGCATCAGTTGGGCTGGTATCACGAGATCCCACTGGAAGCTGGCCTTGCCAGTACTTACGAGTGGTTCCTTGAGAATCAACATCGCTTCCGGGGGTAAACATGTTTTTACGTCAGGAAGATTTTGCCACCGTCGTGCGTTCCACGCCGCTTATCTCCATCGATTTGATTGTGGAAAATGCGCACGGGGAATTTCTGTTGGGTAAACGACTGAACCGACCGGCGCAGGGCTATTGGTTTGTGCCCGGCGGGCGGGTGCAAAAAGATGAGCCGCTGAGTGCGGCCTTCGAACGCCTGACCGAAGCCGAACTGGGGCAACGTTTACCGCTGTCCGCCGGGGAATTTTATGGCGTCTGGCAGCATTTTTATGACGACAACTTTTCCGGGGAAGACTTCTCGACGCATTACATCGTGCTCGCTTTCCGTTTGCGGGTGCAGGAGAGCAATTTGCCTCTGCCTGACGCACAGCACAACGCCTATCGCTGGCTAAAGCCTGCGGCGTTGCTGGCGAGCGACAATGTCCATGACAACAGCCGGGCGTATTTTTTGCCGGAATGTCAGGCTAAGGCGCCGGGATTATGAAAATCCTCGTTTATGGCATCAACTACTCGCCAGAACTGACCGGCATCGGCAAATACACCGGTGAGATGGTGGAGTGGATGGCGCGTGAAGGCCATGAAGTGCGGGTGATCACCGCGCCGCCGTACTACCCACAGTGGAAAGTGGGTGAGCGTTACTCGGCCTGGCGCTATCGCCGGGAAGAGGGCGACGCCACCGTCTGGCGCTGCCCGCTGTATGTGCCAAAGCAGCCGTCAACACTGAAACGATTACTGCATCTGGGCAGCTTTGCTCTCAGCAGCTTTTTTCCGCTGATGGCACAGCGGCGCTGGAAGCCGGATCGCATTATTGGCGTGGTACCCACGCTGTTTTGTTCGCCGGGGATGCGCCTGCTGGCAAAACTCTCCGGCGCCCGCACCTTGCTGCACATTCAGGATTACGAAGTCGATGCGATGCTGGGCCTCGGTCTGGCAGGCAACGGTAAAGCCGGCAAAGTGGCGCAACTGGCGACCGCTTTCGAACGCAGCGGCCTGCATAACGTCGACAATGTTTCCACCATCTCCCGCTCAATGATGAATAAAGCGCAGGAGAAAGGGGTGGCGGCAGAGAAGGTGATTTTTTTCCCCAACTGGTCAGAAGTCGCCCGTTTTCAAAATGTTAACGATGAAGAGGTCACTACTCTTCGCCAGCAGCTTGGATTGCCGGATGACAAAAAAATCATTCTTTACTCCGGCAATATCGGCGAGAAGCAGGGGCTGGAAAACGTGATTGCGGCAGCGGAACAACTGCGTGAACAGCCGCTGATTTTCGTCATCGTCGGTCAGGGGGGCGGCAAAGCGCGCCTGGAAAAAATGGCCCGCGAGCGCGGTTTGTATAACGTTTTGTTTTTCCCGCTACAGCCTTACGAGGCACTGCCAGCACTATTGAAGAT
The DNA window shown above is from Citrobacter farmeri and carries:
- the fcl gene encoding GDP-L-fucose synthase, with amino-acid sequence MSKQRIFIAGHRGMVGSAIARQLEQRGDVELVLRTRDELNLLDSRAVQDFFATERIDQVYLAAAKVGGIVANNTYPADFIFENMMMESNIIHAAHLHNVNKLLFLGSSCIYPKLAKQPMAESELLQGTLEPTNEPYAIAKIAGIKLCESYNRQYGRDYRSVMPTNLYGPHDNFHPSNSHVIPALLRRFHEATAQNAPDVVVWGSGTPMREFLHVDDMAAASIHVMELDSEVWQENTQPMLSHINVGTGVDCTIRELAQTIAKVVGYKGRVVFDATKPDGTPRKLLDVTRLHQLGWYHEIPLEAGLASTYEWFLENQHRFRG
- the wcaI gene encoding colanic acid biosynthesis fucosyltransferase WcaI, whose translation is MKILVYGINYSPELTGIGKYTGEMVEWMAREGHEVRVITAPPYYPQWKVGERYSAWRYRREEGDATVWRCPLYVPKQPSTLKRLLHLGSFALSSFFPLMAQRRWKPDRIIGVVPTLFCSPGMRLLAKLSGARTLLHIQDYEVDAMLGLGLAGNGKAGKVAQLATAFERSGLHNVDNVSTISRSMMNKAQEKGVAAEKVIFFPNWSEVARFQNVNDEEVTTLRQQLGLPDDKKIILYSGNIGEKQGLENVIAAAEQLREQPLIFVIVGQGGGKARLEKMARERGLYNVLFFPLQPYEALPALLKMGDCHLVVQKRGAADAVLPSKLTNILAVGGNAVITAEPETELGQLCESYPDIAVCVEPESVDALVAGIVQALAMPKNNTVAREYAERTLDKENVLRQFITDIRD
- a CDS encoding GDP-mannose mannosyl hydrolase, which codes for MFLRQEDFATVVRSTPLISIDLIVENAHGEFLLGKRLNRPAQGYWFVPGGRVQKDEPLSAAFERLTEAELGQRLPLSAGEFYGVWQHFYDDNFSGEDFSTHYIVLAFRLRVQESNLPLPDAQHNAYRWLKPAALLASDNVHDNSRAYFLPECQAKAPGL
- the gmd gene encoding GDP-mannose 4,6-dehydratase is translated as MSKVALITGVTGQDGSYLAELLLEKGYEVHGIKRRASSFNTERVDHIYQDPHASNPKFHLHYGDLTDSSNLTRILQEVQPDEVYNLGAMSHVAVSFESPEYTADVDAMGTLRLLEAIRFLGLEKKTRFYQASTSELYGLVQEIPQKETTPFYPRSPYAVAKLYAYWITVNYRESYGIYACNGILFNHESPRRGETFVTRKITRAIANIAQGLESCLYLGNMDSLRDWGHAKDYVKMQWMMLQQEQPEDFVIATGVQYSVRQFVEMAAAQLGIKLRFEGEGVEEKGIVVSVTGHDAPGVKPGDIMVAVDPRYFRPAEVETLLGDPTKAHEKLGWKPEITLQEMVSEMVAKDLEAAKKHSLLKSHGYEVAIALES